One segment of Mycolicibacterium neworleansense DNA contains the following:
- a CDS encoding family 2A encapsulin nanocompartment cargo protein cysteine desulfurase, translating to MFRSARPSWPRWPPSCTRPASGPGNAASPIAPIGGLEAFAVPSGLVPTVPGVLAGGPSAAPASPRGSAPAWPGAVPTVPDLAWSGKPAASEGADGYYFLGAPAEAVAPEQVPVIGDHHEIFDVNAIRADFPILRETVNGKPLIWFDNAATTQKPQSVIDRLAHFYAHENSNIHRAAHELAARATDAYEDARESVRRFIGAAKAEEIIFVRGTTEAINLVAYAWGGKHLGPGDEIVITHLEHHANIVPWQLISQQTGAVLKVAPVDDAGNLLLSEFEDLLGPRTKLVAATQVSNALGTVTPVKTIVELGHRYGARVLIDGAQSIPHIPIDVAELGADFFVFSGHKIYGPTGIGALYGREDVLAETPPWQGGGNMIADVTLDRSLYQGPPNKYEAGTGNIADAVGLGEALRYVERIGIERIAAYEHALLEYATPRLAAIPGVRLVGTAEEKASVLSFVLAGHEPLEVGKALNAEGIAVRAGHHCAQPILRRLGLEATVRPSFAFYNTFDEVDVFIDAVRRIAEGSA from the coding sequence ATCTTCCGGTCAGCGCGGCCGAGCTGGCCGCGCTGGCCACCCAGCTGTACGCGACCAGCATCCGGCCCGGGCAATGCGGCCAGTCCGATCGCGCCGATCGGCGGGCTGGAGGCATTCGCGGTGCCGTCGGGCCTGGTGCCCACCGTGCCCGGGGTGCTGGCAGGAGGTCCATCGGCGGCACCCGCCTCACCCCGCGGATCGGCACCCGCATGGCCCGGAGCCGTCCCGACGGTGCCGGATCTGGCATGGTCGGGCAAACCGGCGGCCTCCGAAGGTGCCGATGGTTACTACTTCCTGGGAGCACCCGCCGAAGCCGTTGCACCCGAACAGGTTCCGGTAATCGGAGATCATCACGAGATCTTCGATGTCAACGCCATCCGCGCCGACTTCCCCATCCTGCGGGAGACTGTCAACGGCAAGCCGCTGATCTGGTTCGACAACGCGGCCACCACCCAGAAGCCCCAGTCGGTGATCGACCGGCTGGCGCACTTCTACGCGCATGAGAACTCCAACATCCACCGCGCCGCGCACGAACTGGCGGCCCGGGCCACCGATGCCTACGAGGACGCACGCGAATCGGTGCGGCGCTTCATCGGCGCAGCGAAGGCCGAGGAGATCATCTTCGTCCGCGGCACCACCGAGGCGATCAACCTGGTGGCCTATGCGTGGGGAGGCAAGCATCTGGGACCGGGCGACGAGATCGTCATCACCCACCTCGAACACCACGCCAATATCGTGCCGTGGCAGCTGATCTCGCAGCAGACCGGCGCGGTGCTGAAGGTGGCGCCGGTGGACGACGCGGGCAACCTGTTGCTGTCGGAATTCGAAGACCTGCTCGGGCCCAGGACGAAACTCGTCGCTGCCACACAGGTGTCGAATGCGCTGGGCACCGTCACCCCGGTCAAGACGATCGTCGAACTCGGTCACCGGTACGGGGCCAGGGTGCTGATCGACGGCGCCCAGTCCATCCCGCACATCCCGATCGACGTGGCCGAGCTCGGGGCTGACTTCTTCGTCTTCTCCGGGCACAAGATCTACGGCCCCACCGGAATCGGTGCCCTGTACGGCCGCGAGGATGTGCTCGCCGAGACCCCGCCGTGGCAGGGCGGCGGCAACATGATCGCCGACGTCACCCTCGACCGGTCGTTGTATCAGGGACCGCCGAACAAGTACGAGGCCGGCACTGGCAACATCGCCGATGCGGTCGGGCTGGGCGAGGCACTGCGTTACGTGGAGCGCATCGGCATCGAACGCATAGCAGCCTACGAACATGCTCTGCTGGAGTACGCCACCCCTCGGTTGGCGGCCATCCCGGGAGTACGACTGGTCGGAACGGCCGAAGAGAAGGCCAGCGTGTTGTCGTTCGTGCTGGCCGGCCATGAGCCACTGGAAGTGGGCAAGGCACTCAACGCCGAGGGCATCGCGGTGCGGGCCGGGCATCATTGCGCCCAGCCGATTCTGCGCCGCCTGGGCTTGGAGGCCACCGTGCGGCCGTCGTTCGCGTTCTACAACACGTTCGACGAGGTCGACGTGTTCATCGACGCGGTGCGCCGGATCGCCGAGGGCAGCGCCTAG